The window ATGCTCCAACCCCGACGACTTCAAACTCAAATTCTCCGGGATTTCCTCGACGTCAGACCTGAGTTGGGACGACTTCGACAAGGGGGAGAAGGCGGCGCCACCCGAGGACGAAATCCAGATTGAGCGCCACTAGCCCCTGGAACGCCGCCCTGGCCCTCCTTGCCCGCCGCGACCGCAGCGAGGGGGAGCTTGCCGCCCGTCTGCGGCGCAAAGGCTTTACCGAGGAAGAGATCGCCGCTACCCTGGAACGCTGCCGGGAATACGGCTACCTGGACGACGCCCGCTTCGCCCGCCAGCGCGCCCGCAGCCTCGTCAGCAACGGCCGGGCCGTGGGTGGTCGCCTGCGGGCCGAACTCAAGCAGCAGGGGATCGACGAGGAACTGGCCCGACAAGCGGCCGAAGAGGTGGAAAACGACATCGATTCCGACCAGCTGCTGGCCGAACTGCTGGAACGACGCTTTCCCGGCTTTTCCTATGCCGAGGCGGACGACCGCCGACGCCGCCGCGTCATCCATTATTTTCTCCGCCGCGGCTTTTCCTTCGAGCGGATTCTGGTCCACTGTAAAAACGCCGACACCTGACCCGCCCCGCGCTTGAGATTTCTATCGTTTCACAAGGATTTGCTTGGTCTTTGGGCGGCTTGGTGCTAATACTTGAAATCTTCACCAAATCCATTCCCCAACAAGTAGAGAGGAAGAGAAAACAGACCATGATTACCGGCAAAGAACTCCGCTCCCGTTTCCTGAGTTTTTTCGAGCAACGCGGCCATACGGTGGTCTCCTCCTCGCCGCTGGTTCCCCATAACGACCCGACCCTGCTCTTCACCAACGCCGGCATGAACCAGTTCAAGGACTGCTTCCTCGGCAACGAGAAGCGCGACTACGTCCGCGCCGCCTCCAGCCAGAAGTGCGTGCGCGCCGGCGGTAAGCACAACGACCTCGAAAACGTCGGCCGCACCGCCCGCCATCACACCTTCTTCGAGATGCTCGGCAACTTCTCCTTCGGTGACTATTTCAAGAAGGAAGCCATCGCCTACGCCTGGGAATTTCTCACCGTCGATCTGAAACTCGACAAGAGCCGGCTCTACGTCACCGTCTTTACCGACGACGACGAGGCCGCCGACATCTGGCACGAGCAGGAAGGCGTCCCCCGCGAACGCATCTACCGCTTCGGCGAAAAAGACAATTTCTGGTCGATGGGGGATACCGGCCCCTGCGGCCCCTGCACCGAAATCTTCTGGGATAACGGTCCCGAAGTCGGTTGCGGCAAACCCGAGTGCGCCGTCGGCTGCGACTGTGACCGCTACATGGAGATCTGGAACAACGTCTTCATGCAATTCAACCGCAGCGCCGACGGCACCCTGACGCCGCTGCCGAAGCCGGCGGTCGATACCGGCATGGGCTTGGAGCGCATCACCACGGTGATGCAGGGGGTCACCTCCAACTACGACACCGACCTGCTGCGCGGCATTATCGCCTATGTCGAAGAGCTCTCGGGCCAGCGCTACGGCGACAACCAGGAGGCCTCCGTCTCGATGCGGGTCATCGCTGACCACAGCCGGGCCACCGCCTTCCTCATCGCCGATGGCGTGCTGCCCTCCAACGAGGGGCGCGGCTATGTGCTGCGCCGGATCATGCGCCGGGCCATGCGTCACGCCAAGATGCTCGGTTTCGAGGATCCGGTGCTGTTCAAGACCGCGAATTTCGTCCTCGAAGCCATGGCCGACGCCTATCCCGAGGAAGCCAAGCGCCGGGATTTCGTCGCCAAGGTGGTGAAAAACGAAGAAGAACGCTTTATCCAGACCCTCGGCAACGGACTGCGCATCCTTTCGGAAGAGATCGCCAAGCTCAAGACGGCCGGTCAAACCGTCATCCCCGGCGAAGTGGTTTTCCGCCTCTATGACACCTTCGGCTTCCCCGTCGACCTGACCGCCGATATCGTCGAAAAGGACGGCTACACCCTTGACGAGCCGGGCTTCGAGGCCTGCATGGCTGAACAGCGCAAAAAAGCCCGGGAAAACTGGAAGGGCTCCGGCGAGGAGGCCGTGGCGGCGGTCTACCGCAAGCTCCTCGAAGAGGGCCGGCAATGCGAATTCACCGGCTACCAGACCACCAGCGGCCACGGCACGGTCACGACCATCCTCAAAAACGGGCAGATCGTCGAGCAGGCAAGCGCCGGAGACGAAATTGAAGTCGTCACCAGCCAGACCCCCTTCTATGGCGAGTCGGGCGGACAGTCCGGCGATCGCGGGCGCATCCTTGCCGCCGATGCCGAACTGGAAGTCGTCGAGACCCGCAAACCGCTGCCGGAACTACCGGTGCATCTGGTTAAAGTGCGTAAAGGCGTGCTGCGCACCGGGGATGCCGTCGAGCTGCTGGTGGACGAGGCGGCGCGGCGAGCCACCGCCCTCAACCACACCGCCACCCATATTCTGCAAGCGGTGCTGATCGAAGTGCTCGGTGATCATGTCAAGCAGGCCGGCTCGCTCGTTACCCCTGACCGCCTGCGTTTCGACTTCACCCACTTCTCGGCCATGACCGCCGACGAACTGCGGCGGGTCGAGATCGAGGTCAACCGCCGCATCCGCGACAACCAGGCGGTCGATACCGCCGAGATGGAGAACGAAGAAGCCATCGCCGCCGGGGCCACTGCCCTCTTCGGCGAAAAATACGGCGACCGGGTACGGGTGGTACGGGTCGGCGATTTCAGCATGGAGCTGTGCGGCGGCACTCACACCAAAGCCGCCGGCGACATCGGCCTGTTCAAGATCGTCCAGGAAACGGGCATCGCCGCCGGCGTCCGGCGCATCGAAGCGGCCACCGGCGCCCGCGCCCTGGCTCTGGTTCAGGAAGAGGAACAGACCCTGGAACAGCTGGCCGCCTTGCTCAAAAGTGACCGGCCCTTGGTTCAGTCACGGCTGCAAAAGCTGCTGGAGCGGCAGAAGGAACTGGAACGGGAAGTCGAGATGCTGCAAGGCCGCCTCAACGCCGGCCAGGCGGCGGAACTGCTCGACCGGGTGCAGGAGATCGACGGCATTAAGCTTTTAGCCGTGCCGATCCCCGGCGCCGACGCCAAGGGGCTGCGGGAGTTGGCCGACCAACTACGCGACCGCCTCGGCTCGGGCGTGGTCATTCTCGGCAGCCCGGCCGACGGCAAGGCCAATCTGCTGGTCGCCGTCACCAAAGATCTCACCGGTCGCCTGCATGCCGGAAACCTGATCCGCGTGTTGGCCGAACAGGTCGGCGGCAAGGGGGGCGGCCGCCCCGATCTCGCCCAGGCCGGCGGCAACCGCCCGGAACGGCTCGCCCAGACCCTGGACGGCGCACCGGAGTTGATCCGCGCCGCCCTTCAGGGCCAATAGCCGAACCCGGAATCATTCATCAGGGAGGAACTCTTGCGTACCATTCTCAAGAACGAACCGCAGCTGCTGCAGGAGATGGAAGGTCGAACCATTCTCATCGTCGACGATGAGCCGATCATCCGCGATCTCTGCGCCCGGGCGCTCAAGGGATACCGTATCCTCCAGGCCGAGGACGGCGAGCAGGCCCTGCAGATGCTCGCCGGCGAAACCGCCGACGTTATCCTCGCCGATGTCATGATGCCGCGCCTGAACGGTCTCGACCTGCTCAAGACGATCAAGGACAAAACACCCAATCAGGTCGTGGTGATCATGACCGGCTACGCCGACAAGGACGTCATCCTGCGCGCCCTCAAGTCCGACGCTGACGACTTCATCACCAAGCCGATCAACCTGCTGCAACTCAAGACGACCATCGACCGGGTCCTGGAAAAGAAGGCGCTCAAAGAAGAACTCCTCCACCTCAAGCGCCTGGACAAGCTGAAATCAGAGTTCCTCGGCCTCGTCTCCCACAAGCTGAAGACACCGATCACCGCCATCTCCCTCTTTATCCAGAACCTCTCCCGGGGCTTCGGCGACCCCAATGATCCCACCTATCAGCAGACCCTGGCTTTGATTCTCGACGAGTCGAAGTATCTCGGCTATCTGATCAAGGACCTGCTCGTCTACAGCGAGGTCATCCTGCGCGAAGGGCCGCCGGAACTGCGCCCCTGCAATCTGCGGGACATCGCCCAGAGCGTGTCCGGGGACATGAACTACAGTGCCGTAAACAAGGGGGTGACCCTGAACGTTTCGCTGGAGAGCTATTTCCCCGAGATGATGCTTGACCGCAAGCGCATCAGCTTCGCCCTGCGGGCGATTCTGGAAAACGCCGTCAAGTTCACCCCCAAAGGAGGAACGATCACCCTGACTGGCGACTTGCACGGCAACTCGGCGCGGCTGATCGTCAAGGACAGCGGCCAGGGCATTCCCCAGGACGAACTGCCCAAGGTCTTCGAGAAGTTCTATCAGGTCGACCCGGACCATACCGGGCAGGTGAGGGGCTTCGGCCTGGGGCTTTTCTACGCCCGCCAATTCATCGTCGATCACGACGGCCGCCTGGCCCTTGAAAGCGCGCCGGAAGGCGGAACCATCGTCACGCTGGAACTCCCCTTGCGTTGATTCCTCTTTAAAAATTCGCTTCATGCCGTCCTTCCCCGCTGACGGGGTGAGGGCGGCATTTTCCTTTTTCATGACGCCGGGGCTGTGCTATATTAGCCGCATTTTTCTTTCTCCGAAAAACCCGGCGGAGGGGATCTCCCATGTTTCACGGCACGACCATTCTCTGCGTACGCAAAAACAACGAAATCGCCCTGGCTGGCGACGGCCAGGTGACCCTCGGCAACACGGTCATGAAGCACGGCGCCCGCAAGCTGCGGCGCATGTACGACGACCGGGTGCTGGCCGGTTTCGCCGGCAGCACTGCCGACGCCTTTACCCTGTTCGAGAAATTCGACGCCAAGCTGCAGGAGTATCGCGGCAACCTGCCTCGGGCGGCGGTCGCTCTCGGCAAGGACTGGCGTACCGACCGCATCCTGCGGCGGCTGGAGGCGCTCTTGATCGTCGCCAACGTCGAGACGACTTTGATCCTCTCCGGCGCCGGCGACATCATCGAACCGGACGACGGCGTTGCCGCCATCGGCTCCGGCGGCCCCTATGCCTTAGCCGCTGCCCGCGCTCTGCTCAACCACTCGGAGCTTTCGGCGCGGGAGATCGCCGAGCAGTCGCTACGCATCGCCGCCGGCATCTGTATCTACACCAACGACAGCATCCTCGTGGAGGCCTTGCCGTGACCAACTTCACCCCACGGGAAATCGTTTCGGAGCTCGATCGCTACATCGTCGGCCAAAAGGGCGCCAAACGCGCCGTCGCCGTCGCCCTGCGCAACCGTTGGCGGCGTCAGCAGGTGCCGGCGGAGTTGCGCGAGGAGATCGCGCCGAAAAACATCATCATGATCGGCCCCACCGGGGTCGGCAAAACCGAGATCGCCCGCCGTCTGGCGAAGCTCGCCCAGGCCCCCTTCGTCAAGGTCGAGGCGAGCAAGTTCACCGAGGTCGGCTACGTCGGCCGCGACGTCGAAAGCATGGTCCGCGACCTGGTGGAGCTGGCGATCATCATGGTCAAGCAGGAAGAGGCGCTGGCGGTGCGCTTGAAGGCCGAGGATCACGCCGAGGAGCGCCTGCTCGATCTGCTGTTGCCCGGTGAAGCCCGGACCGCCGAGGCCGGCGGCGAAAGCGGAACCCGTGACAAGCTGCGCAAGCTGCTGCGCATGGGGGAGCTCAACGAGCGCTTCGTCGAGATCGAAACCCAGGAAATCAAAATGCCGATGATGGAAGTCCTCACCCCGCCGGGCGCGGAGGGAATGGGCTTCAACATGAAAGAAATGTTCGGCAATCTCTTCCCGAAAAAAACCAAACGGCGGCGGATCAAGGTCGCCGAGGCGCGGGAGATCCTCATCGCCGAGGAAGCGGAAAAACTGGTCGACATGGACAAGGTTCACACCCTGGCCAAGGAGCGCACCGAGCAGAGCGGCATCATCTTCATCGACGAAATCGACAAGATCGCCAGCCGCGAGGGGGGGCACGGCCCCGAAGTCTCGCGCGAGGGGGTACAGCGGGATATCCTGCCTATTGTCGAGGGGAGCACGGTCAACACCAAGTACGGCCCGGTCAAGACCGATCACGTTCTTTTCATTGCCGCCGGCGCCTTCCATGTCGCCAAACCTTCGGACCTGATTCCCGAACTGCAGGGGCGTTTCCCCATCCGGGTCGAACTAGAGAGCCTTGGCGAGGAAGAGTTTGTGCGCATCCTCACCGAGCCGAAAAACGCCCTGCTCCGTCAGTACGCCGCGCTCATGCATACCGAGGGGATCGAGCTCGAGTTCACCGAAGACGGCGTCCATGAGATCGCCCGCACCGCCGCCCTGGTCAACGAGCGCACCGAAAACATCGGCGCCCGGCGGCTGCACACCATCCTGGAAAAGCTGCTCGAGGATCTCTCCTTCGACGCCCCGGAACGCCGCGACAAGCACGTCGTCATCGACGCCGCCTACATCCGCGAACGCCTCGCCGACATCGTCAAGGACGAGGATCTGTCGCGGTATATTCTGTAATTCAGGATAAAGTCTAAAGGAAAAAGGAGAAAGGGAAACGGCTCGTTTTCCTTCAGCCTTCAGCCTTCAGCCTTCGGCCTTTCCCCTTCGACCTGTTTTCCGGAGGAAAACGTGCAAGATCTGATCAATAAAGCCAATGTCCTGATGGAGGCGCTGCCGTACCTGAAGCGCTTCGCCGGCACCACCATCGTCATCAAATACGGCGGGCACGCCATGGCCGACGAGAAATTGAAGGAATCCTTCGCCCGGGATGTGGTGCTGCTCAAGTACATCGGCCTCAATCCGGTCATCGTCCACGGCGGTGGGCCGCAGATCAACGAGACCCTGAAAAAGTACGGGATTGTCTCCGAGTTTGTGCGCGGCATGCGCGTCACCGACGCCGCCACCATGGGCGTGGTCGAGATGGTTCTGGTCGGCCAGGTCAATAAAGAGGTCGTCGGCCTCATCAACCGCCACGGCGGCCGCGCCGTCGGTCTCTCAGGCAAGGATGGCGAACTGCTGCTGGCCGAAAAGATGCTGCAGGAAGTGCGGCAGGAGGACGGCTCCGTCGAGCAGGTCGATATCGGTTTTGTCGGCGATGTGATCCATGTCAACCAGGCGTTGATCGACACTCTGGAACAGGGCAAGTTTATCCCGGTCATCGCCCCGGTCGGGGTCGGCGCCGGGGGCGAGAGCTACAACATCAACGCCGACGTGGTCGCCGGCCGGGTCGCCGCCGCCCTGAAGGCCGAAAAACTGATCCTGCTCACCGACGTGCAGGGGGTCAAGGACAAACAGGGCAACCTGCTCACCGGCATCTCGGTGGGCGAGATGCGTCGATTGATCAGCGACGAATCGATTGTCGGCGGCATGATCCCCAAGGTCGAGTGCTGCGCCGACGCCCTCGCCGGCGGGGTCAAAAAAGCCCACATCATCGACGGTCGGGTCGAACACGCCGTGCTGCTGGAAATCTTCACCGACAAAGGGGTGGGGACGGAGATCGTGCAGTAGGCGTCATGACATGACACGAGAAGAGAAAATTGCCTATTGGCTGAAATCGGCAGAAACGGATTGGACTGTTGCCGAACATTTGGTTGAAAAACGAGATTACAGCTACGCGCTCTTTTTCGGACATCTCCATCTCGAAAAGTTGCTTAAGGCTGTTTTTGTCTACCGTTACGACGAAGTACCACCGTTTACCCATCGGCTTCCTTTTCTTGCCGAACGAGCAGGATTGATTTTATCGGAAGAGCGGCTGGAACTTCTGGAGACGGTCACGGATTTCAATCTGGAGGCGCGCTACCCGGACGAAAAGTTCTCATTTCAACAGAAATGCACCACCGAATTCACCGCTCAATACCTTGACAAAATTAAGGAAATGGCGTCATGGCTCAGGCAACAGTTGCCATAATCGAGACAATCCGGCGTTACGTTCGTGCGCTGGAGGCACAAGGCATTCAGGTCGATGACGCTATTCTGTTCGGCTCCTTCGCCAAGGGGACGGCCAAGGACGAGAGCGATATCGATGTCGCTTTGATCTCCAGCGCCTTCAGCGGCAACCGTTTCGACGACCGCCGCCGTATTGTGCCGTTGCGCCGGGCCATCGACGAACGTCTCGAACCAATACCGTTTCGACCAAATGATTTTGCCGAAGGAGGAAATCTGGTGGATGAAATCAAACGGGACGGGATTCGAATTGAGATGTGAAAGTTGGACTTTTCAATTGTGGTGCGTCCCGGTCATCACGAACCGGATTTTTCTATCCCCCCAATAATATAAGGCTCGCATTGAAAAGGTGCTTTTCTCATGAACACTGAACAATGGATCGCCCGGAGCGATAAGGTCATCATGAAAACCTACGGCCGCTACCCCATCGTCCCGGTTCGGGGACAGGGCTGCGAGTTGTGGGATGTGGACGGCAAGCGCTATCTCGACTTTCTTGCCGGGGTGGCGGTGAACAATCTCGGCCACTGCCATCCGCAAGTGGTCAAGGCCATCCAGGAGCAGGCGGCGACCCTGATCCACTGCTCCAACTACTATCAGATCCCCCAGCAGATCGAGCTGGCCGAACTGCTCTGCGCTCACTCCTTCGCCGACCAGGCCTTCTTCTGCAACAGCGGCGCCGAAGCGAATGAAGCGGCGATCAAGCTGGCGCGCAAGTACAGCCGCGAAAAATACGGGCTGGAGCATTACCAGATCATCACCGCCGCCGAATCCTTCCACGGCCGGACCATGGCCACCGTCTCGGCCACCGGCCAGGAGAAGGTGCAGCGTTTCTTCGATCCGCTGCTGCACGGCTTTCACCACGTCCCCTTCAACGATATCGCCGCCCTCGAAGCCGCCATCAATCCCCATACCTGCGCGGTGATGCTCGAGCCGATCCAGGGGGAAGGCGGCATCAAGGTGCCAAGTATCGAGTACATGCGGGCGGTGCGGGAACTCTGCGACCGCCGCGAGCTGCTGCTGATCTTCGACGAGGTGCAGACCGGCCTGGGACGCACCGGCAAGCTCTTCGCCCACGAGCATTTCGGCATCGCCCCGGATATCATGACCCTGGCCAAGGCCTTGGCCGGCGGCGCGCCCATCGGCGCCATGCTCGCCCGCGCCGAGATCGCCGAATCCTTCAATCCCGGCACCCACGGTTCGACCTTCGGCGGCAATCCGCTGATGACCACCGCCGCCCTGGCGGCGATGAAGACCCTGCTCGGCGACGGAATTCTGGAAAATGCCGTGAAGATGGGCGCCTATCTCACCGGCGAACTGAAGAAACTGCAAAGCCGTTACCAAATCGTCGAGGAAGTCCGCGGCATCGGCTTGATGATTGGCATGGGCCTGAGCATTCCTGGCGGCGACATCGTCAAGAAGGGGCACGAACGGGGGCTGCTGCTCAACGTCACCCACGACACAGTGCTGCGCTTCGTCCCGCCCTTGATTGTGACCCAGGCGGAAATCGACGAGATGATCGCCATTCTCGACGGTATTCTCAAAGAAATATGAATTCAGGACAAAGGAGAAAGGGAAAAGGATAGAGGGAGGGAGGACACCCCCTTTTTCTTTTTTTCTCGATCCCGTTCCTGTTTTTCCGGAGGAAAAACAATGCCCAAAGACTTTCTCGCGCTGACTGACTGGAGCCGCGACGACCTGGATAAAATTTTCACCCTGACTCGCGACCTCAAGGACAAGCAGAAGCGCGGCGAAGAGCATCATCTGCTCAAGGGCAAGACCCTGGCGATGATTTTTGAAAAGAGTTCGACGCGCACCCGCATTTCCTTTGAGGTGGGGATGTTTCAGCTCGGAGGCCACGCCCTCTTTCTCTCTTCCGGGAACACCCAGATGGGGCGGGGCGAGCCGGTCCAGGATAGCGCCCGCGTCATGGCCCGCTACTGCGACGGCGTCATGATCCGCACCTTTTCCCAGCAACTAGTCGAGGATTTCGCCCGCCATGCCGACGTGCCCGTCGTCAACGCCCTGACCGATCTCTACCACCCCTGCCAGGTGATGGCCGATCTTTTTACCGTCATCGAACACAAGGGCAGCTACCG of the Desulfuromonas acetexigens genome contains:
- a CDS encoding regulatory protein RecX; its protein translation is MSATSPWNAALALLARRDRSEGELAARLRRKGFTEEEIAATLERCREYGYLDDARFARQRARSLVSNGRAVGGRLRAELKQQGIDEELARQAAEEVENDIDSDQLLAELLERRFPGFSYAEADDRRRRRVIHYFLRRGFSFERILVHCKNADT
- the alaS gene encoding alanine--tRNA ligase; translated protein: MTGKELRSRFLSFFEQRGHTVVSSSPLVPHNDPTLLFTNAGMNQFKDCFLGNEKRDYVRAASSQKCVRAGGKHNDLENVGRTARHHTFFEMLGNFSFGDYFKKEAIAYAWEFLTVDLKLDKSRLYVTVFTDDDEAADIWHEQEGVPRERIYRFGEKDNFWSMGDTGPCGPCTEIFWDNGPEVGCGKPECAVGCDCDRYMEIWNNVFMQFNRSADGTLTPLPKPAVDTGMGLERITTVMQGVTSNYDTDLLRGIIAYVEELSGQRYGDNQEASVSMRVIADHSRATAFLIADGVLPSNEGRGYVLRRIMRRAMRHAKMLGFEDPVLFKTANFVLEAMADAYPEEAKRRDFVAKVVKNEEERFIQTLGNGLRILSEEIAKLKTAGQTVIPGEVVFRLYDTFGFPVDLTADIVEKDGYTLDEPGFEACMAEQRKKARENWKGSGEEAVAAVYRKLLEEGRQCEFTGYQTTSGHGTVTTILKNGQIVEQASAGDEIEVVTSQTPFYGESGGQSGDRGRILAADAELEVVETRKPLPELPVHLVKVRKGVLRTGDAVELLVDEAARRATALNHTATHILQAVLIEVLGDHVKQAGSLVTPDRLRFDFTHFSAMTADELRRVEIEVNRRIRDNQAVDTAEMENEEAIAAGATALFGEKYGDRVRVVRVGDFSMELCGGTHTKAAGDIGLFKIVQETGIAAGVRRIEAATGARALALVQEEEQTLEQLAALLKSDRPLVQSRLQKLLERQKELEREVEMLQGRLNAGQAAELLDRVQEIDGIKLLAVPIPGADAKGLRELADQLRDRLGSGVVILGSPADGKANLLVAVTKDLTGRLHAGNLIRVLAEQVGGKGGGRPDLAQAGGNRPERLAQTLDGAPELIRAALQGQ
- a CDS encoding hybrid sensor histidine kinase/response regulator; protein product: MRTILKNEPQLLQEMEGRTILIVDDEPIIRDLCARALKGYRILQAEDGEQALQMLAGETADVILADVMMPRLNGLDLLKTIKDKTPNQVVVIMTGYADKDVILRALKSDADDFITKPINLLQLKTTIDRVLEKKALKEELLHLKRLDKLKSEFLGLVSHKLKTPITAISLFIQNLSRGFGDPNDPTYQQTLALILDESKYLGYLIKDLLVYSEVILREGPPELRPCNLRDIAQSVSGDMNYSAVNKGVTLNVSLESYFPEMMLDRKRISFALRAILENAVKFTPKGGTITLTGDLHGNSARLIVKDSGQGIPQDELPKVFEKFYQVDPDHTGQVRGFGLGLFYARQFIVDHDGRLALESAPEGGTIVTLELPLR
- the hslV gene encoding ATP-dependent protease subunit HslV, producing the protein MFHGTTILCVRKNNEIALAGDGQVTLGNTVMKHGARKLRRMYDDRVLAGFAGSTADAFTLFEKFDAKLQEYRGNLPRAAVALGKDWRTDRILRRLEALLIVANVETTLILSGAGDIIEPDDGVAAIGSGGPYALAAARALLNHSELSAREIAEQSLRIAAGICIYTNDSILVEALP
- the hslU gene encoding ATP-dependent protease ATPase subunit HslU yields the protein MTNFTPREIVSELDRYIVGQKGAKRAVAVALRNRWRRQQVPAELREEIAPKNIIMIGPTGVGKTEIARRLAKLAQAPFVKVEASKFTEVGYVGRDVESMVRDLVELAIIMVKQEEALAVRLKAEDHAEERLLDLLLPGEARTAEAGGESGTRDKLRKLLRMGELNERFVEIETQEIKMPMMEVLTPPGAEGMGFNMKEMFGNLFPKKTKRRRIKVAEAREILIAEEAEKLVDMDKVHTLAKERTEQSGIIFIDEIDKIASREGGHGPEVSREGVQRDILPIVEGSTVNTKYGPVKTDHVLFIAAGAFHVAKPSDLIPELQGRFPIRVELESLGEEEFVRILTEPKNALLRQYAALMHTEGIELEFTEDGVHEIARTAALVNERTENIGARRLHTILEKLLEDLSFDAPERRDKHVVIDAAYIRERLADIVKDEDLSRYIL
- the argB gene encoding acetylglutamate kinase, whose protein sequence is MQDLINKANVLMEALPYLKRFAGTTIVIKYGGHAMADEKLKESFARDVVLLKYIGLNPVIVHGGGPQINETLKKYGIVSEFVRGMRVTDAATMGVVEMVLVGQVNKEVVGLINRHGGRAVGLSGKDGELLLAEKMLQEVRQEDGSVEQVDIGFVGDVIHVNQALIDTLEQGKFIPVIAPVGVGAGGESYNINADVVAGRVAAALKAEKLILLTDVQGVKDKQGNLLTGISVGEMRRLISDESIVGGMIPKVECCADALAGGVKKAHIIDGRVEHAVLLEIFTDKGVGTEIVQ
- a CDS encoding HEPN domain-containing protein; this encodes MTREEKIAYWLKSAETDWTVAEHLVEKRDYSYALFFGHLHLEKLLKAVFVYRYDEVPPFTHRLPFLAERAGLILSEERLELLETVTDFNLEARYPDEKFSFQQKCTTEFTAQYLDKIKEMASWLRQQLP
- a CDS encoding nucleotidyltransferase domain-containing protein produces the protein MAQATVAIIETIRRYVRALEAQGIQVDDAILFGSFAKGTAKDESDIDVALISSAFSGNRFDDRRRIVPLRRAIDERLEPIPFRPNDFAEGGNLVDEIKRDGIRIEM
- a CDS encoding acetylornithine transaminase, whose product is MNTEQWIARSDKVIMKTYGRYPIVPVRGQGCELWDVDGKRYLDFLAGVAVNNLGHCHPQVVKAIQEQAATLIHCSNYYQIPQQIELAELLCAHSFADQAFFCNSGAEANEAAIKLARKYSREKYGLEHYQIITAAESFHGRTMATVSATGQEKVQRFFDPLLHGFHHVPFNDIAALEAAINPHTCAVMLEPIQGEGGIKVPSIEYMRAVRELCDRRELLLIFDEVQTGLGRTGKLFAHEHFGIAPDIMTLAKALAGGAPIGAMLARAEIAESFNPGTHGSTFGGNPLMTTAALAAMKTLLGDGILENAVKMGAYLTGELKKLQSRYQIVEEVRGIGLMIGMGLSIPGGDIVKKGHERGLLLNVTHDTVLRFVPPLIVTQAEIDEMIAILDGILKEI